From Triticum aestivum cultivar Chinese Spring chromosome 4A, IWGSC CS RefSeq v2.1, whole genome shotgun sequence, a single genomic window includes:
- the LOC123086643 gene encoding B3 domain-containing protein Os11g0197600 has translation MVGNRRRELQERDRRRRELQDSARREELGRESREAAAAAAMAAAGKERAREKGKGKERENGGEGGKFGQQFARVFLPQLYGERLKIPPSFNQYLQDQPTGVVSLKGQSGNTWLAELASDNEGLFFVKGWKEFVRDHSIEMGHFLTFRYDGRSQFSVVIFDGMCIEKPSAFHAKPRKNLVVKIESGKGDMDINAADPSQVSAAPLEESNETTRKRVTEMDADGSTSKKRSSILENGMPEASAVTCKVASTSLNVDMNTADPPEAVVVPLEESNQTTRKRVREIDANGSALEKSLRVREIDENDSALHKSSRVREIDANDSALHKSSRVREIDANDSALQKSSRVREIDAKDSALQKSSRVREIDANDSALQKSSRVREIDANDSALQKSSRVREIDANDSALQKSCIASNKDKKRCPAASVGTYKSASTSLDSTEDSDSSSSMLEQSISCIKSELTSPIRLGVSKDVARRGQTSATGKRLLRVLSQRPLITEIQKDNALLRAKQFKSKNPFGLQIMKESYVYVGFFLNLPCEFVRECLPRAHRKLKLWNPQGKSWDVNYVYYSERCGGGLSGGWGKFSLDNNLEKFDVCVFELFSKDNIKVHIYRVVPEITPFLPGPGKK, from the exons ATGGTGGGGAACAGGCGGCGGGAGCTGCAGGAGAGGGACAGGAGGCGGCGGGAGCTGCAGGACAGCGCGCGGCGGGAGGAGCTCGGGCGGGAgagcagggaggcggcggcggcggccgccatgGCGGCGGCGGGCAAGGAGAGGGCCagggagaaggggaaggggaaggagcGGGAGAATGGCGGAGAGGGCGGCAAGTTCGGCCAGCAATTCGCCAGGGTGTTCCTGCCGCAGCTCTACGGGGAGAGATTG AAAATTCCACCATCATTCAACCAGTACCTTCAGGATCAGCCTACTGGAGTGGTTTCCCTAAAAGGTCAAAGTGGCAACACATGGCTTGCAGAGCTGGCTTCAGACAATGAAGGATTGTTCTTTGTGAAGGGATGGAAGGAATTTGTCAGAGACCATTCGATTGAGATGGGTCACTTCTTAACATTCCGTTATGATGGACGCTCACAATTCTCAGTGGTCATCTTTGATGGAATGTGCATTGAGAAGCCTTCAGCTTTTCATGCTAAGCCTCGCAAGAATCTGGTTGTTAAAATAGAAAGTGGTAAAGGGGACATGGACATCAATGCAGCTGATCCATCACAAGTATCGGCTGCCCCCTTGGAGGAGAGTAATGAAACCACAAGGAAGAGGGTTACAGAAATGGATGCAGATGGCTCTACATCGAAGAAGCGCTCTAGTATCTTGGAAAACGGTATGCCTGAAGCTTCGGCTGTTACATGTAAGGTGGCATCAACGAGCCTTAACGTGGACATGAATACAGCTGACCCACCAGAGGCAGTGGTTGTTCCCTTAGAAGAGAGCAACCAAACCACTAGGAAGAGGGTTAGAGAAATCGATGCAAATGGCTCTGCATTGGAGAAGTCCTTGAGGGTTAGAGAAATCGATGAAAATGACTCTGCATTGCACAAGTCCTCGAGGGTTAGAGAAATCGATGCAAATGACTCTGCTTTGCACAAGTCCTCGAGGGTTAGAGAAATCGATGCAAATGACTCTGCGTTGCAGAAGTCCTCGAGGGTTAGAGAAATCGATGCAAAAGACTCTGCATTGCAGAAGTCCTCGAGGGTTAGAGAAATCGATGCAAATGACTCTGCGTTGCAGAAGTCCTCGAGGGTTAGAGAAATCGATGCAAATGACTCTGCGTTGCAGAAGTCCTCAAGGGTTAGGGAAATCGATGCAAATGACTCTGCATTGCAGAAGTCCTGTATTGCCTCAAACAAGGATAAGAAAAGGTGTCCTGCAGCTTCAGTCGGTACTTACAAGTCAGCTTCAACAAGTCTTGACAGTACTGAAG ATTCTGATTCCTCAAGCAGCATGTTAGAACAAAGTATCTCTTGCATCAAGTCTGAATTGACATCACCCATTCGGCTCGGAGTGAGTAAGGATGTTGCTAGACGTGGTCAAA CTAGCGCGACGGGTAAGAGACTACTAAGAGTACTATCACAAAGGCCACTGATAACTGAAATACAGAAGGACAATGCTCTGCTAAGGGCAAAACAATTTAAATCCAAGAATCCTTTCGGTCTTCAGATAATGAAGGAGTCTTATGTATATGTGGGATTTTTCTTG AATCTACCCTGTGAATTTGTAAGGGAGTGTCTTCCCCGTGCCCACAGGAAGTTAAAGCTCTGGAATCCACAAGGAAAGTCTTGGGATGTTAACTATGTCTACTACAGCGAACGCTGTGGTGGCGGTTTGAGTGGTGGCTGGGGCAAGTTTTCTCTAGACAATAATCTGGAGAAGTTCGACGTGTGCGTCTTCGAGCTCTTCTCGAAGGACAACATAAAAGTACACATCTACAGAGTCGTCCCAGAAATAACCCCATTCCTCCCTGGTCCTGGCAAGAAATAA
- the LOC123082171 gene encoding uncharacterized protein: MDEFTFPTVPGGQCKLAPFPPPWFVAAVAEEEDDGSSGSPRGRDERMDMLWEDFNEELARAPPVCPLSPVSKGGGLMAMTMMKEAEWFYSDGDGEGDDGGVVEARKRSGSGRHMVVRRRRWSLLLMFRLLKKLFLVKKSRSGRTASI; encoded by the coding sequence ATGGATGAGTTCACTTTCCCCACTGTCCCGGGCGGGCAGTGCAAGCTCGCGCCGTTCCCTCCGCCGTGGTTCGTCGCCGCCGtcgcggaggaggaggacgacggcagcagcggctCGCCGAGGGGCCGCGACGAGAGGATGGACATGCTGTGGGAGGACTTCAACGAAGAGCTCGCGCGCGCGCCGCCGGTGTGCCCTCTCAGCCCCGTGAGCAAGGGGGGCGGGCTGATggcgatgacgatgatgaaggAGGCCGAGTGGTTCtacagcgacggcgacggcgagggcgacgACGGCGGTGTGGTCGAGGCGAGGAAGCGTAGTGGCAGTGGCAGGCACATGGTGGTCCGGCGCCGGAGGTGGAGCCTGCTGCTGATGTTCAGGCTGCTCAAGAAGCTCTTCCTGGTCAAGAAATCCAGGAGCGGAAGAACCGCGTCAATCTGA